From Tachypleus tridentatus isolate NWPU-2018 chromosome 8, ASM421037v1, whole genome shotgun sequence, a single genomic window includes:
- the LOC143223267 gene encoding uncharacterized protein LOC143223267, with protein MSLMVYLIALALSVLEKGVIAKPLISSDSEQTHEVRYRYESDLNTTKVMVEVGTIPAGIKTEITTFETIQDIREGDVKVDTLLSTDVITPNSSQDNVDTALNEFRVNSTSPTTIITGKTASEDSTLEQVNKNTMSSVQIFVDTTPLKIDLNTTELDKTFPNTIPAKDIMSAQVNMKSTVTEMTVNTAELLSPKANTSAWVNENIAKPVETSTVIKPPENSVETLLSLNTTASFQSIIETTSSEDTTLAQVVMDASLIKNKMNVTLVNVTIDTSQTKPNLDTAESIVVTDTILTDKEIIIRSSSTADESLPEIQTTITSTGVIKNASNLTFMNIKTDEKRSDAVTSIITRINRNNNSDNENISDIVINMTTTAAEVSTGKIMNTSLLETSISNIETERTTTNKPDESWISTTSATDVTQSGSVDFITDTKPTGTSVTTTPTDTSVSTNSTKTSSSVSVTDAFIDKTSSNSENMKDGKEKQMQLNSEMSIETETEMENNPLKTRSMFSESTLTITDSEVTDCPKCTTTAKRYRDLSIKKSKNNNSFLQSVQNTNEAFHETNHSDSFGYGNNPGFSTILPSTLTNDITDKIFQSLMDRIQHHWAEFINKMKQSVIEAWQAISSTMLSSLETLEV; from the exons ATGAGCTTAATGGTATATCTTATCGCTTTGGCGCTTTCTGTTTTAGAAAAAGGTGTAATTGCTAAGCCTCTGATAAGCTCTGACTCAGAACAG ACACACGAGGTCAGATATCGTTATGAAAGCGACTTGAACACTACAAAAGTCATGGTTGAGGTAGGCACAATACCAGCAGGAATCAAAACTGAGATAACAACATTTGAAACCATTCAAGACATAAGAGAAGGTGACGTTAAAGTGGATACACTTTTGTCAACTGACGTAATAACACCAAACTCTTCTCAAGACAACGTTGATACTGCACTTAATGAGTTTCGAGTAAACTCAACATCACCAACTACAATCATAACTGGAAAAACAGCATCAGAGGACAGTACATTGGAACAGGTCAATAAGAACACAATGTCATCAGTTCAAATATTTGTTGACACGACGCCACTAAAAATCGACCTGAACACTACAGAGTTAGATAAAACCTTCCCTAACACAATACCAGCAAAAGATATAATGTCAGCACAAGTAAATATGAAGTCGACAGTGACTGAGATGACAGTAAATACAGCTGAACTGTTATCTCCAAAGGCCAATACATCAGCTTGGGTCAACGAGAATATAGCAAAGCCTGTTGAAACAAGCACTGTTATAAAGCCACCAGAGAACAGCGTGGAAACGCTGCTGAGTTTGAATACAACAGCTTCATTTCAAAGCATTATTGAAACGACATCATCGGAAGACACTACTTTAGCACAGGTCGTCATGGATGCAAGTCtaattaagaataaaatgaaCGTAACACTGGTTAATGTTACAATAGACACCTCACAAACTAAGCCTAATCTGGATACAGCTGAAAGTATTGTTGTAACCGATACAATCTTGACTGATAAAGAAATTATCATAAGGTCTTCAAGCACCGCGGACGAAAGCTTACCTGAAATACAAACGACGATAACATCAACTGGAGTCATTAAAAATGCCTCAAATTTGACCTTTATGAATATCAAGACAGATGAGAAAAGGAGTGACGCAGTGACATCTATAATAACAAGGATCAATCGGAACAATAACAGTGACAACGAGAACATATCAGATATCGTTATAAACATGACAACAACAGCGGCTGAAGTCAGTACGGGCAAAATAATGAACACTAGTCTGCTTGAAACCTCAATCAGTAATATTGAGACCGAAAGAACGACGACAAATAAACCAGATGAAAGCTGGATAAGTACTACATCAGCCACAGATGTTACACAGAGTGGATCAGTCGATTTCATTACTGATACAAAACCAACTGGAACTTCAGTGACCACTACACCAACTGACACCTCGGTAAGCACTAATTCAACAAAAACCTCGTCAAGTGTAAGTGTTACAGACGCTTTTATTGACAAAACTAGTAGTAATTCTGAGAACATGAAAGATGGAAAAGAAAAGCAGATGCAATTAAATAGCGAAATGTCGATCGAAACTGAAACTGAAATGGAAAATAATCCTCTGAAAACTCGCAGCATGTTTAGTGAAAGCACTCTCACGATAACTGACAGCGAAGTGACAGACTGTCCTAAATGTACAACAACAGCTAAAAGATATCGGGATTTATCGatcaaaaaaagtaaaaataataattcatttctcCAATCCGTACAAAATACCAACGAAGCATTTCACGAAACGAACCATTCTGATTCTTTCGGATATGGAAATAATCCAGGATTCTCAACCATTTTGCCATCTACCCTGACAAACGACATAACAGATAAGATATTCCAGTCTCTTATGGATCGAATCCAACATCACTGGGCTGAattcattaataaaatgaaacaatctGTAATTGAAGCTTGGCAAGCTATTTCTAGCACTATGCTGAGCTCTTTAGAAACTCTTGAGGTATAG